The Triticum aestivum cultivar Chinese Spring chromosome 3A, IWGSC CS RefSeq v2.1, whole genome shotgun sequence genome includes a region encoding these proteins:
- the LOC123059997 gene encoding L-Ala-D/L-amino acid epimerase — protein sequence MDASTTSSSSPLCFAQKPPSPRPLLNPTPRATHAGAGRQRATRLRGISPSPSPSPPTPQQQQQQPMEAFGFDALKETFSVDVAAAEARPLNVPLAAPFTIASSRLDAVSNVAVRVELSSGAVGWGEAPVLPSVTAEDQPAALAAVGRACAALVAARSAPLGAVLQDVADALPGHAFASARAGVEMAVIDAVANSIRIPLWRLFGGASNTVTTDITIPIVTPNEAAQLAAKYRGQGFQTLKLKVGKNLNSDIEVLKAIRLVHPDCSFILDANEGYTANQAIEVLDRLNEMGVTPVLFEQPVHRDDWEGLRDVSIAAMEKYRVAVAADESCRGLHDAQKIIHGNLAHVINIKLAKLGVLGALEVIDAARKAGIALMIGGMVETRIAMGFAGHLAAGLGCFSFIDLDTPLLLSEDPVYGGYEASGPVYKFKNARGHGGFLHLDNNNGWK from the exons ATGGACGCCTCCACCACATCCTCCTCATCCCCTCTCTGCTTCGCCCAGAAGCCTCCCAGCCCGAGGCCCCTCCTCAACCCCACCCCTCGAGCCACCCACGCCGGCGCCGGCCGCCAGAGAGCCACCCGCCTCCGCGGcatctcgccgtcgccgtcgccgtccccaccgaccccgcagcagcagcagcagcagccaatgGAGGCGTTCGGCTTCGACGCGCTCAAGGAGACCTTCTCGGTGGACGTGGCGGCGGCCGAGGCCCGCCCGCTCAACGTGCCGCTCGCCGCGCCCTTCACCATCGCCTCCTCGCGCCTCGACGCCGTCTCCAACGTCGCCGTGCGGGTCGAGCTCTCCAGCGGCGCCGTCGGCTGGGGCGAGGCCCCCGTGCTCCCCTCCGTCACCGCCGAGGACCAGcccgccgcgctcgccgccgttgGACGCGCCTGCGCCGCGCTCGTGGCCGCACGGAGCGCGCCCCTCGGCGCCGTGCTCCAGGACGTCGCCGATGCGCTCCCCGGACACGCCTTCGCATCG GCCAGAGCAGGAGTGGAGATGGCAGTGATTGACGCGGTAGCTAACAGCATCCGCATACCCTTGTGGAGATTATTTGGGGGAGCATCAAACACCGTGACAACAGACATCACA ATTCCAATTGTGACCCCAAATGAAGCTGCTCAATTGGCTGCAAAATATCGAGGACAAGGGTTTCAAACTCTGAAGCTCAAAGTAGGGAAAAACTTGAACTCGGACATAGAAGTTCTGAAGGCTATACGGCTAGTCCATCCGGACTGCTCATTTATCTTGGATGCAAATGAAGGGTACACAGCAAACCAAGCAATTGAAGTTCTTGACAGACTGAACG AAATGGGAGTGACTCCTGTACTCTTTGAGCAACCAGTTCATAGAGATGACTGGGAAGGTCTCCGTGATGTTAGCATTGCTGCTATGGAGAAATACAGAGTTGCTGTTGCTGCTGATGAAAGCTGTCGTGGTTTACATGATGCTCAGAAAATTATACATGGAAATCTTGCTCATGTTATTAACATCAAACTGGCAAAGTTGGGGGTTCTTGGAGCCCTCGAAGTAATTGATGCTGCAAGAAAAGCTGGTATTGCACTTATGATCGGTGGTATGGTCGAGACTAGGATTGCCATGGGCTTTGCTGGTCATCTGGCCGCTGGGCTTGGTTGTTTCAG TTTTATTGACCTGGACACACCTCTTTTATTGTCTGAAGATCCAGTGTACGGTGGCTATGAAG CTTCTGGACCTGTCTACAAGTTTAAGAATGCTCGAGGCCATGGCGGTTTCCTTCATTTGGACAACAACAATGGATGG AAATGA